One region of Hoeflea sp. 108 genomic DNA includes:
- a CDS encoding heavy metal translocating P-type ATPase: protein MNDKHDHHDHSHHGHGHHAAKAPTGDEAVLRDPVCGMTVDPVAGKPSLEHGGHRYHFCSASCRDKFQAAPDTYVSAKDPVCGMDVARDTARHFLKHEGAGYYFCSSTCEGKFTAEPAKYLSGKPAAAPAPKGTQYTCPMHPEIIRDKPGSCPKCGMALEPMMPGTDDGPNPELVDFTRRFLVSAVLSIPLLIIAMGPMVGLPVRDWIGEPLASWLELALATPVVLWAALPFFHRGLDSFRNCSPNMWTLISLGVGAAYLYSVVATLFPDLFPHQFRGHGGSVPVYFEAASVIVALVFLGQVLELRARERTGSAIRALLDLAPKTARRIADDGSEGEVPLDEVVGGDRLRIRPGDSVPVDGIVLEGRSSVDESMITGEPVPVEKTEGDKLTGGTLNKNGSLIMRAEKVGSETMLSQIVDMVAKAQRSRAPIQGLADRVSFYFVPAVVVIAIAAFIVWAIFGPEPSMVFATVSAVSVLIIACPCALGLATPMSVMTATGRGAQAGVLIKDAEALERFARVGTLIVDKTGTLTEGRPKLTDIVTAEGIAETELLSLAAGLEKGSEHPLAEAIVEGAAERGVTAPDVHHFESVTGKGVVGAVADRKVALGNAALMADLGINFGDLAARADALRGEGKTAMFVALDGKPAGLVAVADPIKASATAAIRELHSLGLRIIMATGDNARTAKAVAEKLGIDEVRADMLPESKKALVDELCAKGQGVAMAGDGVNDAPALAAADVGIAMGTGADVAMESAGITLVKGDLGGIVRARKLAQGTIRNIKENLFFAFVYNVLGVPVAAGVLYPVLGTLLSPMIAAAAMSLSSVSVIANALRLRAIKL, encoded by the coding sequence ATGAACGACAAGCACGACCACCACGATCATAGTCACCACGGCCACGGTCATCACGCGGCCAAGGCTCCGACCGGCGACGAAGCCGTGCTGCGCGACCCCGTCTGCGGCATGACCGTCGATCCGGTGGCCGGCAAGCCGTCGCTCGAACATGGCGGCCATCGCTATCATTTTTGCAGCGCCTCGTGCCGTGACAAGTTCCAGGCGGCACCGGACACGTATGTGAGCGCCAAGGATCCGGTCTGCGGCATGGATGTCGCCCGCGACACGGCCAGGCATTTCCTCAAGCATGAAGGTGCGGGCTACTATTTCTGCTCGTCAACCTGCGAAGGCAAGTTCACCGCCGAACCGGCCAAGTATCTCTCCGGCAAGCCGGCCGCAGCGCCTGCGCCCAAGGGCACGCAATACACCTGCCCGATGCATCCCGAAATCATCAGGGACAAGCCCGGCTCCTGCCCGAAATGCGGCATGGCGCTCGAACCGATGATGCCCGGCACTGATGACGGCCCCAACCCTGAATTGGTCGACTTCACCCGCCGCTTCCTGGTCAGCGCGGTGCTGTCCATTCCGCTGCTCATCATCGCCATGGGCCCGATGGTCGGCCTGCCGGTGCGCGACTGGATCGGCGAGCCGCTGGCTTCCTGGCTTGAGCTCGCGCTGGCAACGCCCGTGGTGCTCTGGGCGGCACTGCCCTTCTTCCATCGTGGCCTGGATTCGTTCCGCAACTGCAGCCCCAACATGTGGACGCTGATCTCGCTCGGTGTTGGTGCCGCCTATCTCTATTCGGTCGTCGCCACATTGTTTCCCGACCTGTTCCCGCACCAGTTCCGCGGCCATGGCGGCTCCGTGCCAGTCTATTTCGAGGCGGCCAGCGTCATCGTCGCCCTTGTCTTCCTCGGCCAGGTGCTGGAACTTCGGGCGCGTGAGCGCACCGGCTCGGCCATCCGCGCCCTGCTCGACCTCGCGCCAAAGACCGCCCGCCGCATCGCTGACGACGGCTCGGAAGGCGAAGTGCCGCTCGACGAGGTGGTCGGCGGCGACCGCCTGCGCATCCGCCCGGGCGACAGCGTTCCGGTCGACGGCATCGTCCTGGAGGGCCGTTCCTCGGTCGATGAATCAATGATAACCGGCGAGCCGGTTCCGGTCGAAAAGACAGAAGGCGACAAGCTCACCGGCGGCACGCTGAACAAGAACGGTTCGCTCATCATGCGCGCCGAGAAGGTCGGCAGCGAGACGATGCTGTCGCAGATCGTCGACATGGTCGCCAAGGCCCAGCGCAGCCGCGCCCCCATCCAGGGGCTGGCCGACCGCGTGTCGTTCTACTTCGTCCCCGCCGTCGTGGTGATCGCCATCGCCGCCTTCATCGTCTGGGCGATCTTCGGCCCCGAGCCGAGCATGGTCTTTGCCACCGTCTCGGCGGTGTCGGTGCTGATCATCGCCTGTCCTTGTGCGCTTGGCCTCGCCACGCCGATGTCGGTGATGACCGCCACAGGCCGCGGCGCCCAGGCCGGCGTGCTCATCAAGGACGCCGAGGCGCTGGAGCGTTTCGCCCGCGTCGGCACGCTGATCGTCGACAAGACCGGCACGCTGACCGAGGGCCGCCCGAAGCTCACCGACATCGTCACCGCTGAAGGCATCGCGGAGACGGAGCTGCTGTCGCTTGCCGCCGGCCTCGAAAAGGGCTCCGAGCATCCGCTGGCCGAGGCCATCGTCGAAGGCGCGGCCGAGCGCGGCGTGACCGCGCCTGACGTCCACCACTTCGAATCCGTCACCGGCAAGGGTGTCGTCGGCGCCGTCGCCGATCGCAAGGTGGCGCTTGGCAACGCGGCGCTGATGGCCGACCTCGGCATTAACTTCGGCGATCTCGCCGCCCGTGCGGATGCGCTGCGCGGCGAGGGCAAGACGGCGATGTTCGTCGCTCTCGACGGCAAGCCGGCCGGCCTTGTCGCCGTCGCCGATCCGATCAAGGCCTCGGCCACCGCCGCCATCCGCGAGCTCCACAGCCTTGGTCTGAGGATCATCATGGCGACCGGCGACAACGCCCGCACCGCCAAGGCCGTCGCCGAAAAGCTCGGCATCGACGAGGTCCGCGCCGACATGCTGCCCGAAAGCAAGAAGGCGCTGGTCGACGAGCTCTGCGCCAAAGGGCAGGGCGTCGCCATGGCCGGCGACGGCGTCAACGACGCGCCCGCCCTTGCCGCAGCCGACGTCGGCATCGCCATGGGCACCGGCGCCGACGTCGCCATGGAAAGTGCCGGCATAACGCTGGTCAAGGGCGACCTCGGCGGCATCGTCCGCGCCCGCAAACTTGCCCAGGGCACCATCCGCAACATCAAGGAGAACTTGTTCTTCGCCTTCGTCTACAATGTTTTGGGTGTTCCCGTCGCCGCTGGCGTCCTATATCCGGTCCTCGGCACGCTTCTGTCGCCGATGATTGCCGCCGCCGCGATGAGCCTTTCGTCGGTGTCGGTCATTGCCAACGCGCTGCGGCTCAGGGCGATCAAGCTCTGA
- a CDS encoding TonB-dependent receptor — MNTYRIIRCSTFALAAVCSTMALNVAHAQSSNSPKPPPEPVKADKKAAAAGTPTLLPPITISAGSDPNAPYQTPGGVSVIDGKIVQEKFGGDANAIVRSMPGTFTRMSSSQPGVSVNIRGFEADGRVNTMIDGVPQTFRNAAGHASTGGELLYIDTNLLAGIGAERGAVNGAYGMGSLAGAVNFRTIDFDDVVLEGQDRGVKTIVKAGGNGYGFSGMAAAGVRTDLSGGGQASIMGAFSYSDHANYKRGDGTYNTPDAGNKPGSGLVKLHFQPDDVHDLKLGARWYKNDFLVSGYDWGVDNATYTANYKYQPGSDWIDLRINGYYNRTDMSYDPTTGGSYRRRNTRDFGYGFDIVNTSRFDVTEELSASWDYGAAYSSNDYKVNQFRGANPPGHMQKARVFSDLTLSQGIFELNAGLNYDYWGLSGRQSPCLPNVGFCPPTGGNVDVSRHEAALNPKITLSAKPLDWLQPYVTYSHSFRPPSAREALWALVPIGSGVGGGQYSNFYLNPETSKGWEVGANIIKDNVLFGGDELRLKANYFRSDIDNYIVNNLISIPGDPYERAIWVNVPGTTTSQGFEVEGGYDTGYAYVNLSYTRARNTQPVGWGAGIGNGDSTFLPESNISVDVGIRAFEEALTVGATMNHVGGSRYAVGFGDTERKEAYTLFNAYASYKFNKNATAFMNIENLTNVAYSPAVSGEMGEKTGRGRTVTVGLTSQF, encoded by the coding sequence GTGAACACCTATCGTATCATCCGCTGCAGCACCTTCGCGCTGGCCGCCGTCTGCAGCACCATGGCCCTTAACGTGGCCCACGCTCAATCCTCCAACAGCCCGAAGCCGCCGCCCGAGCCGGTCAAGGCCGACAAGAAGGCAGCGGCGGCCGGCACACCGACGTTGCTTCCACCGATCACGATCAGTGCCGGCAGCGATCCGAATGCTCCCTATCAGACACCCGGCGGCGTCAGCGTTATCGACGGCAAGATCGTCCAGGAGAAATTTGGCGGCGACGCCAATGCCATCGTGCGCAGCATGCCGGGCACGTTCACGCGCATGTCGTCGAGCCAGCCGGGCGTGTCGGTGAATATCAGAGGCTTCGAGGCCGACGGCCGCGTCAACACCATGATCGACGGCGTACCGCAGACATTCAGGAATGCGGCGGGCCACGCCTCCACGGGTGGCGAGCTGCTCTACATCGACACCAATCTCCTGGCGGGCATCGGCGCCGAACGCGGCGCGGTCAACGGCGCCTATGGCATGGGTTCGCTGGCAGGTGCCGTCAATTTCCGCACCATCGACTTCGACGACGTCGTGCTCGAAGGACAGGATCGGGGCGTCAAGACGATCGTCAAGGCCGGCGGCAATGGCTACGGCTTTTCCGGAATGGCCGCAGCCGGGGTGCGGACCGATCTGTCCGGCGGCGGACAGGCGTCGATCATGGGCGCCTTCAGCTACAGCGACCACGCCAACTACAAGCGCGGCGACGGCACCTACAACACGCCCGACGCCGGCAACAAACCGGGATCCGGGCTGGTGAAGCTGCATTTCCAGCCCGACGACGTGCACGACCTGAAGCTCGGCGCACGCTGGTACAAGAACGACTTCCTGGTGTCAGGCTACGACTGGGGCGTCGACAACGCGACCTACACGGCCAACTACAAATATCAGCCCGGCAGCGACTGGATCGACCTCAGGATCAACGGCTACTACAACCGCACCGACATGTCCTACGATCCGACGACGGGCGGATCGTACCGCAGGCGCAACACGCGCGACTTCGGCTACGGCTTCGACATCGTCAACACCAGCCGGTTCGACGTGACCGAGGAGCTGAGCGCCAGCTGGGACTATGGCGCGGCCTATTCGTCGAACGACTACAAGGTCAACCAGTTCCGCGGCGCCAATCCGCCCGGACACATGCAGAAGGCGCGCGTTTTCTCCGACCTGACGCTGTCGCAGGGCATCTTCGAACTGAATGCCGGCCTCAACTACGATTACTGGGGCCTGAGCGGACGGCAGAGCCCGTGCCTGCCGAATGTCGGCTTCTGCCCGCCGACAGGCGGCAATGTCGACGTCTCCCGGCATGAGGCCGCGCTCAACCCCAAGATCACACTGTCGGCAAAGCCGCTCGACTGGCTGCAGCCCTATGTGACCTACTCGCACAGCTTCAGGCCGCCATCGGCGCGCGAAGCGTTGTGGGCTCTGGTTCCCATCGGCTCGGGCGTCGGCGGCGGCCAATATTCCAACTTCTACCTCAATCCAGAGACCTCGAAAGGCTGGGAGGTCGGCGCCAACATCATCAAGGACAACGTGCTGTTCGGCGGCGACGAACTGCGCCTGAAGGCCAACTACTTCCGAAGCGACATCGACAACTACATCGTCAACAACCTGATCAGCATTCCTGGAGATCCCTACGAGCGGGCGATCTGGGTCAATGTTCCGGGAACCACGACGTCACAGGGCTTCGAGGTCGAGGGCGGCTATGACACCGGCTATGCCTACGTCAACCTTTCCTACACGCGGGCACGCAACACCCAGCCTGTCGGCTGGGGCGCGGGCATAGGCAACGGCGACTCGACCTTCCTGCCGGAAAGCAACATCTCGGTCGATGTCGGCATCCGGGCATTCGAGGAAGCATTGACCGTCGGCGCGACCATGAACCACGTCGGCGGCAGTCGCTATGCAGTCGGCTTCGGAGATACGGAAAGGAAGGAAGCCTACACGCTGTTCAACGCCTATGCCTCGTACAAGTTCAACAAGAACGCCACGGCGTTCATGAACATCGAGAACCTGACCAACGTGGCCTACAGCCCGGCGGTTTCGGGCGAGATGGGCGAGAAGACCGGACGTGGACGCACCGTAACAGTGGGGCTGACGAGCCAGTTCTGA
- a CDS encoding aldo/keto reductase, giving the protein MSATTTLPSGEAVPVLGQGTWMMGESRNSMSDEVAALRLGLDLGVSLIDTAEMYADGGSEEVVAEAISGRRDEVFLVSKVLPSNASRNGVLRACEASLKRLRTDRLDLYLLHWRGGVPLAETVDAFEQLARDGKIRHWGVSNFDADDMDELAGLPSGGACQANQVLYNLTRRGIEFDLLPQCRDLGMPVMAYSPVEQGALTHNPRLQAIAGRYGVTAAQVALAWVMAQPGVIAIPKATRLEHVRQNAAARDIRLTSEDLAELDRLFPPPARKRPLEMI; this is encoded by the coding sequence ATGTCCGCGACCACAACACTGCCTTCGGGCGAAGCCGTTCCGGTGCTCGGCCAGGGCACCTGGATGATGGGCGAGAGCCGCAACAGCATGTCCGACGAGGTGGCGGCATTGCGGCTTGGCCTCGACCTCGGCGTCAGCCTGATTGACACCGCCGAGATGTACGCCGATGGCGGCTCCGAAGAGGTTGTCGCCGAGGCGATCTCGGGCCGCCGCGACGAAGTCTTCCTGGTCTCGAAGGTTCTGCCCTCCAATGCCTCCCGCAATGGGGTGCTGCGTGCCTGCGAGGCGAGCCTGAAGCGCCTGCGCACCGATCGCCTCGACCTCTACCTGCTGCACTGGCGCGGCGGCGTGCCGCTGGCCGAAACCGTCGATGCCTTCGAGCAGCTGGCGCGCGACGGCAAGATCCGCCACTGGGGCGTCAGCAACTTCGATGCCGACGACATGGACGAGCTCGCCGGCTTGCCCTCAGGTGGCGCCTGCCAGGCCAACCAGGTGCTCTACAACCTGACGCGCCGCGGCATCGAGTTCGACCTCCTGCCGCAGTGTCGCGATCTCGGCATGCCGGTCATGGCCTATTCGCCTGTCGAGCAGGGCGCCTTGACGCACAATCCGCGCCTGCAGGCCATCGCCGGCCGCTACGGCGTCACCGCAGCGCAGGTGGCGCTCGCCTGGGTCATGGCGCAACCCGGTGTCATCGCCATCCCCAAGGCCACGCGCCTGGAGCACGTCCGCCAGAACGCCGCCGCTCGCGACATCCGCCTCACGTCGGAAGACCTAGCCGAACTCGACCGGCTGTTCCCGCCGCCGGCACGCAAGCGCCCGCTGGAGATGATCTGA